From the Drosophila simulans strain w501 chromosome 2L, Prin_Dsim_3.1, whole genome shotgun sequence genome, the window GAGGAGGACATTTCTTTGGCACAAATTGGCGTCTATGCCTCTGTGTCCTTCCTCGTTGTTTCGGCTGTTGGGGCAGCCCTGTATACCACCTGCTCAAAACGCTATCGCCTGAACTGGTTCGAACAAAATCTCCTGGAGTCCGCCAACGAAAAGGATGAGGATCAGCAGAGGTGGGTGTCCAATGAAATTGATAAGGGAGCTTGCTTAGATGTTTATTGTAAAggatatacatttttaaatcagAAAAAACTTGAATAATACAAATGTTAAAAAGAGAAAAGGCTAAGACAATTCTTACTCTTAGGGCAAATGTATTTTGGCTCAACCTAAATTTAAGAGTATAgcactttctttctttcttttattttatttttctctgaACCCAAAGGAATActttaatttggaaaaaaatcGTACGGCAAACCTACTTAAAAGCTGTTCCAGCTTCAGTTCGAGTTGTAGGCGCACCCTTGGTGGTACTTAcctttaaaaaattgttttcgtttcgccCAAACAGGGAGGCTTTGGTTGCCGGCGCCGTGGGCTACAATGTGGACAACGTGAACGAGGTACCGCGTGGGAAATACAGCAGCGGAAATGCCGGTAACCTCAGCCCCACCTCTCTGAAAAGCGAGGACAATGACCCGGCCTTTTGGGTGCCGGCTTCAGTCACCTCCACGGCAGCCATCCAGCAACAAGTGTCCAATACCACCGAGGAGTCGGCACCGCCCACACCAACATCACCCACCGGGAGCCTGAAGTCAAACACCTTGTCCTACTGTTCCACCACCTCCGTGCCAATCGCGAGATCTGATAAGCATGTGGTACTGGCCATGCATCCGAGCCGTCCAAGAGTTTCCTCCATGAACGCCAAGCTGGATCACACCAAAATCGACATGACCTTGTATAGGAGTGTGAGTGAAGAGGGCTTTCTCATTTTAAAATCATGTGTTTTATGTTTCTATTATTTGTTAGCATTCCCAGCCGAAGACCCTCAATCCAGTTTCACTCAACGAAGTTCGGGGTAATTTGCATGTGAGCCTCGGCTACGATCCAGTTGGTGGATTGCTAAATGTTCGACTCCTGGAGGCTCAGAATCTGCAACCGCGGCAATTTAGTGGAACTGCTGACCCATATGCTAAAGTCCGCTTGCTGCCGGATAAAAAGAACTTTTGGCAGACGCGTATACACAAGAGGACCCTCAATCCAGGTgaatacttttaaatatttgtattggAATTTTACGTTAATATCCAAGCCCCTTCGCAGTTTTCGACGAGCAGTTTGTTTTTGAGGTAACAGCCGGAGTAATTGACAAGCGTACTGTGGAAATTTTACTGTACGACTTTGACGCTTATTCCCGGCACGTTTGCATCGGAGGAAGTAAGCTACATTTGGCCAACTTAGATCTCAGCGAGCAGTTGAAATTGTGGACTCCTCTAAGTTCTGCCTCGGCCCAAGATATGAAAGTGGATCTGGGCGATATAATGGTGTCCTTGGCCTATTTGCCATCAGCGGAGCGTTTGATGGTCGTTCTCATCAAGGCACGAAATCTGCGGATTGTCGACGATGCCCGGAACTCCTCGGATCCTTATGTGAAGGTAACGCTCCTCGGTCCCGGTGGCAAAAAGATAAAGAAACGCAAGACGGGCGTTCAAAGAGGCACCCTGAACCCAGTCTACAATGAGGCACTTGCTTTCGATGTGGCCAAGGAGACTTTAAAAAACTGTGTACTAGAATTCACCGTGGTCCACGATGGCCTATTGGGTAagcagaaaaaatatttttacaatgaTTTCGTTATAGAATGATGGtattatatatcatattatattataatacttttaaaaggtttttgaaatcagttttcagtttcttAAATTCAAACTTCAAACTAATTTCAAACTGCCGTACCTCTTTTGTATTCcttgatatttttaaacaaaaatgtattaataaattaaaattttgtttataggATCAAGTGAAATATTAGGACGCACTCTCATTGGAAACTCCCCCGAAGTACGcaccgaggagaaaatattttttgaagaagTTTTTCGCGCCAAAAATGCTACGGCTCAATGGGTTCCACTGCAAGAACCGGCAAACAATTTGGCCACAGTAGCCAAAAGTTCAAAGAACTAGAGTTCTGTATTTTTGTAAAGGTATTTTTCCAGTATTTCCACAGATGCCATCCTAGTTTCCAAGGATGTGTGTGTACTGGGTTCCTGGCGATAAAAAATACCGAAATATCCGTTTGCCTTGTGTCTCAAAGGAGACATCGATGGTGGCTGTCTTGGATGCGTGTAGAAATGTGAATGAAGTGAATTTCCAAACCTATTTTGTGTTAGCACTAACATGTTAATAACATTAAAAGATTCTGTAATGCGAAAGAATCacttcttaaaaaaaataatttatatatattaatctgtatataaatacataatatctatatattacGCTTTAACGATCGGAAGAtaacatatttaaaacttCGTCAAGTTTTCTCCGATCGAGCTTTTGCAATTAActctttaaaattgaaaatataatttttacacGACATTTGCTTTCGTACATCAAGAATAAGACGAATGAACCAAATACCGACGGTGGAAATTGGGAAAccgtttttaaattaattaaagcattaTGAAAATTGTAATGGTCCTTTGTTTATATTCGCGTAAGCTACTCCTATTATTGTGAATATACCGACACAAGTAtatcatataaataatgtataaCAAGAAACTGGCGACTTattaatcaaaaaatttaatgaaataaggGAACTTGCAGGGATACGTAATAAGAAGGATATAGAGTCGAAACAGAGTGTCACAATAAATCAATAACAGTGTCAAACGAGGTCAAATATAACTCAATGAATGTGCTTTGTACGGTATCAAttataaaaggaaaatatatatttaataaacattttatgtgTCGGAAATGTCAAGATGTAcctaaaatataaattattaccGTGAGCAAATTACTGAAACAATATAGAACGAAagtaatgaattttaaaatattttttttttttattttaagttacGAAATGGTTTCAGGGCACAGAGGGCACAAAAGTAATAGaattatagttttatttctcGCATTATACAAATTTGTTGAGATTATATATGCACAGCaggtataaatatttgtagtgAAACAAATGGATTCTtatatgcattaaaattaatgtagTGATTACAGTAACTTTTgtctatatagtatatttagCTTAAACGCACTATGTATTTCATAATCGCAAAATACCTATACTTATCCATGTGAAATAAAGTTCTTAGATcttagaaaataaatttgtttttctttgctaTTGAACCCCAGATTTGTGCTACATTCAGTGCACGTTAAGGTTAATTATCAAACTTTCCCCTGACCAACCGTAAATTAATTTCAGGCATCAACTTCAAACGCTGGAGGTTTCCATTTCTGTGGAACGAAACCAAAGAAATCCTTTCCcacattttccctttttcgtGGACATTGAGCCTTAAATTTTTTGGTGGGCGAAGCGAacttgttggccaagttggcgtgcaaaaaagaaaagtttccGGCAAACCCGTTAACTAATTTTCTAAAATTGACTGATAAATCCGCCGGGAGCTACGACGGGCAACGCTACATTGGCTGTTAAAGCAGCCATGCAGGACATGCCCGAGGTCCTGCGAACTGTTGCGGCTCCCGTTTGTGTCTGTTTAAGTTCACCGTAAATTTCCTTTTCAATCAAAATGTGCTTTCATTCAATTTGGAAGGTAGTGGCGGGCATAAGTAGCCCTAGCCACGTCGACGGGGGTGTGCAAAACCCAAGGAAAAGCTTCAAAAGCATCTTTGAGCGGGTGCCAGAAATCGGTGGCGTCGACATGGTTTGGTGCatataaagaaatatttgagGACTtctaaattattattaatattttaagatatattttaaCATGACGCACCTAGAtctataaatgcaaattgagaATTTgacattttagttttaaaactGACTAGTTTAATACTTGTTTTAGCACAAATTTGTAAACtgtttgcaatatttttgacAGTGATATTCTAAGTTCTGCGAAACGACACCGTGCATATTCGTCTGGGTTTCCAACAAAGTCCACAACTACATAACGAAGGAAACCCGAAAGCGATTCAAACCCAAACTGACCGATAGTCGATTCAAAATGGACGCAAAGATAAAAGCGGTAAACAGGGCAAGGATagataaattatttgcttGCCATTTCCCTATGTGTTCATGCTTTTCAAAGTTACAATTTCATCCTCCCACTTTCCAGTTTTTCATAAAGTTTCTTCAATCGGTTACAATGCTCTTTTAAGTTGTGGCCAAGGTTGATAGTTAAATAAAGGGCTTAAATAGACTGTTAAAAATTAAGCTAATAGAAaagaatttgaaaatatttaattgaaatggagCTATGATACCttatacttttaaaatatctcaaattataaaggatttaaaaattgttcccCACATTGCTTTCAATTCGACTgcagttttaaaatatttttacagttGCGCTGTAATTTTTTCAAGTTTTTGCCTTTGCAACCTTTGTTTTATATGTGAATCAATGTCGGAGGATCGAATGCTGTTCTCATAAAGCATTCGCTTTACACTGCATTTCAGATTATGTACATATCTGACTTATTGATGGACTCTGTCTGCCAAATTGTCGCTGCTTGTGAAATTTTTCACTCTATTCGCTTGCAATCGCAATCGGATTTCTTTCGAGCAGCAGCTATCAATTTTTCACCGATAATGCTTCGCATCAAAGTCAGTTGGCAATAAACTGGAAATGCGACTAACGAgtaaattccatttttaatttcgtcGCACTCTTTGTCTATCTCAACGCCATTTGGTCTCTGCAtcatttcgcttttatttgctaCTGCATTTCCCCTCTCCACAGCCATGAGTCCTCGGTTCTGGCCAGTTTCAAAAGCTTGTCAGCGGAAAACGTAAACTAACGACAATTTCGTTTTCTTATTTACACAATCAATTTCGTGCTTTTGTGATCCACGGGCGAGGGCAGGCCGGAGTGAAGAAGAACAACCACAGCGAGTCCTGCTGCAAGATCTCCTTGCACATCCTTCTTGCCGAGCGACATTGCGTGTGAATGTGAATACACATCCGCTATATCTCTGGACTTTCCTCTGCAATACTCTTACAAACGGGGTGTTCTGACTACTGCATAGATAATAATTCTGAATTTCGAAAACTTCTACACAGTATAAGTACACCTTATGCTAGTACTACATATCAATATAACTATAAACGAGTTTTTTCTTagcttaaaaattttattattaaatgcatttatacAACTCAAATTAAATCCTATATTTTACCAGTTCTGATCTTTCGAGGGTATCTCATCCGTCGCAATACAATGCCTAAAGAGCATCCAAAACTGCTTCCCATTGATCAGGAAttccctttttgttttctggaCTCGGCACTCCCGTTGTATCCTTAAGTTCCATTGCCGTCTAGCTTTAGATTCGGCAGTGGCTATGGCAATGGCGTGGCACTAGCTACAACTAGCTActgttgctttgcttttgctgctgccgtttgTGCCGCGAGGGAAATTGTCGTCAAAGTGGAAAAAATGTCACATTGTTGTTCTAGCCGTCATGGAGATGAGGGTGGGCAATGGGTGGTTTGGGTGTTTTGGAGCCAGTCCCAGACTTGCCACACGTTGCATGTGTGTTGCAGTGGCAGTAATAGTTCTAGTTTCGTTTTGCTTTCCTTTCGATGGTCCCTTCTTCCGCTTATCCACCTCCTTCCTTTCCTCTCCTCtcctttattttcattttttttgttatcctCCTTTTGATGTTGACCGCATTCGTTGGATCGTTTCGCTGGCTGAGTTCGCTTTTTGGGGGTCTGCCTTTATTGTTTATGCAACTGTCAGCAGTTTTCGCTTCTCGTTCGACCCAAGTTTTTCCAATCTCCTACTCAGCCCCGCCCCCTGGCAGATTTCCCTCGCTATAAacgtgtgtgtggtgtgttggtgtgtgtagGTGTTTGCTTTGTATCTCTGTGCGACTTCCATATTTGTTGTCATTTCGAATTGTTTCAATGACTTTTGACAGCGAGCAGATTAGCTCGGCGACGCCTCCGCCGAATTTTCCACCAATGGACAACCCGTTTTTCAATTGTCGGGGGAAATCAGAGGTGTATATTAGGATCATTCTCCAATGCAATGGAAAAAAAGCTCAATGAATTGAGATTTAACGGATTTCTTGGGATCACCTTATATAAGTTTTCCTTGCTCTTAGATTGATTGAAATGGATAGCTATTTGATAGGTTGTTCTATAAACGAGCAACCGTAAAACTTATTTGAGACACTAAGAACATGAATTTATATCCTGTGTATGCTTAAATCTGTCATTTAATGCgtgaaaatatttcgaatactAAGCTCCCTATGCAATAAACTCAGCCTCCTTATAGCACGAgcgtatttatattttcagcTACCATTTCGAGCACCAATTTGCCGCAAAACCAAAGGGGGAACATCCTGGTAACCGTTGCGAAATAAACCAATTATAAAAAAGCCATTTCGCATGTCAACAGTGTGCACGCAAGCTTAAACTAAAAAGCCCCGatacgaaattaaattaattattttcagctAAGCAATGTCACATGCGGTGGCTCGATGCGGCCcatcaataaacaaaatttatggAAACCGCCGACACGGTAGCCAAGTGGTATTGGGTACAGCAAAAAGATGAACAAAGCCAATTAAAGATGGACCCAGCCCCATTAAATGGGGTCCAAAACAATGTCCCTGGCGAGCCCGGCGAAAGCCGAACCGAAATTTCAGCCACCCAATcagcatatttaaattgtgttgTGTTTGGTGATTGAAATGCATGAAGTACGACAACGTAAATAGGACAACGCACCACCAGTTAGAAggacaacacacacacacacacacacacacgtcgAACTGTTCGAAGGACACATTGGCAAACATGAATTTTTACCATGTCGGTGACTCTGCGGCTGCGGGTTTCACCCGAGAGCTCCTTGCCTCCTGCCTCCTTTACGGATTCTCCGTTTTCCATCTCCCGATGGCGACAACATCCATACTTTAATGGCCAACAGCGCTCTCAAATCGGTTGCCATTCCACTGCACAGCGGCAAACACAGGATATCTGTTTTAAATATTGCacatatatgcaaatcaactaaaatattttttagtttttagctATTTTCATCTAACTTAACTATCAAGCATTCAATCTAATCGAAGGCCATGAAAACTGTCATGAAGGTGGACTTTGTTTTGCAAGAGCAAGTCAAATAAATGTGTAATATTCCTACTAAATCAACAGTAAATGCCAATTTAAATAACGCACCTTGAGGGTTAGCTTtacatttctctcagtgtatcTATAcccattccgattccgattcccattgccattgccgttccgatttcgattccgattcgtCGTCGTCAGAGATCGATGCTGGTCAGCAGTTTCGTTTTGATTGTGCGATTTTCTACTTTGCTGTGCATTTTTCCTTTCATTCATGCTGTTTTCCTccatttttccgcttttttccCACCGCTATTTCCGGATgtgcatttctttttatccTGTGTTGCATTTCCAGCGGTCAGCCGCTGTAGAACTCTAATTGCTCGGCAGTGGCCAACACATGCGAAGGTGGCCTATCCATTTTTTAGATGCGCTCAAATCGCTGGAATATTGtttttcgctcttttttttctgctcgcGACTCTGACGAGCCACTGGGACACTGCGGTAAAAATAAGTCCCTGCAGAAAGTCGGCGTGGGGCACTTAAAGCCATCCATTCTTAATTGGAATTTAGGCGAAAAACCGTAAATATTATTGTCGTGGGCCCGGAAGGAAATCTGGCTATTATAGAAGGGCCGCACGTTTTCAATTCGGACGCCAGGCTGCACTGTTCGAGTGCAGATATTGGAGCATCGAGTGGTTTATGGCAGGCATCGTGCGGATACAACAGAGTCGAAAATTGCCCCTGGCAGGATGCACATGGTTGAATGGAGGACCATCAGGGTTCTACGAGAGTGCCGCAATAGGATTTGAAGCGGATGTGAAGGCATCGCATATCAAACgctatatacatttatatgtcATCTTCTAAAGCAATATGCTACGTTAAAGAACCATCCAAACCAGAACTATAACAGTACAAAACACTCAAATATATTGAGGTTTAAGTTGTATAGATCGACaagtaaaaataattgaaatttatcaaGAATCCTTAATATTACTTAAAAATCCTTAAAAGACTCGTAATTTAATTGTACgaatatgcacatatatgtaaTTATAATGATCGTTATGCACGCCCATCTTGTTGTTCTGATTAGTAGTACACAACACACCGACATTTCGAGCAGAAGCTGAAATCATTGTCACATTCGCCTGACGACACGCCCCTCAAAAGtgaagtgggcggtgggtgttTGGGCGAAGGACATCCAGAGAACATTTgtagtttgcattttgcagATGCGATGTGGACGGCCAGGCAGAAGCAAACATGCCAAGTCGCAGCGCTGGAAATCTTAACGTGATTTAAGCCACGAAACGGGTGAAACGAATGAAATGAGGAGGAGTGCGGCGGGGCTAAAAGGAGGTGCTGCGGCTGACAGGGAACGATGGAGGAGCATGAGAAGTAAGGAGCACGAAGGAATGGCATTTGGTGGCCACTCAATTGGCACGTCATGAGGCCAAAAGAGGAGGGAAAGTGACAGGATCGCTTGCCTACCAATACACTACAAAAGTGGCTGGCTCTGCTTGATTCGGTCAGATATATTTCGTATCTTTTAATATAGATATAAATTTATGTTCCGCATAAGTgtaatttttccatttttatattatatcctttttttttatatatattcactACTTCTtatctttgtattttttgagAACTGCTTCTTTTTATCGGTGTACTTGCTTGACTTCATCCTGATGTTTTGACAATGGctctgctgctgatgtggggtgttgctgttgctgctgctgcatttgcagttgcaattgctgtTGCCGTGGTAGCTGCCGTCTCGAATCGCAGCCAAACTGCCTCAGTACCCtaatcagcagcagccatgCAATACCGCTCTGACTTTGATGCACTCACTATTTATGTGCATACCCATGAACGGGGCGGGCTGCCACGTCCACATCCGCCCTGCCTTTAGATCGGCACTCCTTGGAAATTGCACGTGACACAAATAGGTAATTGCACTTTGGGCAAAAGTGTGACACGCAGACATCATTCAATGGAGATCAAGGAGCGGTGCGGATAATGTGGACAGCGGTGCTCCGGCTgcggctcctgctccagctcctgctcctgctcctgacaCTCCGGCAGGCAATATGTTTTCTTTAGCGAGGAAAAGCACTCAATTGTCCGATGGATTTCCCATTTGCCGAGCCAAGCACTCCAGTCCCGAGCTGAAGATTAGGCCTTGGCTGTGTAATCAAGTGTAAATGCATGTCTGAGTTAAGTTGCTCTAAAAGTTTGTCAAGCGTTTCACGAACGTAATTAGTTTTGGCAGGATTGGCATTTAATCAAgtcatttattaaattttaatataatattttcagaaaaacATTTCTTTCACTTAACTTGCAAAGTAGGTCAGGTATAGTTTAATTCCACTGCAATTTTGGATGCACAAAGTTTTAAGTTGTTCAACAACTGTGGTCAACTTATGAAACATCCACTCAATAATTCACTGGAACACAAGCAAATTGGCTTGCATTAAATCCGCTATTAGCTGTTGCACACAAACAATACACCTCGGTGCACGTTCAATGTCAAAGTTATGCAATCCCCCGCAAATCCTTCCACCCACCTGCACATTGCCACCAGGGTGTTACTTCCTTATCGTAATTTAGCCACCTGCCGCACCTGTCGCCACGCGTTTTCCCTCGGCCTTGTCACCGAATTGTTCCAGTTTGTTATCAGGCCGACACTTGCACATTTGGGCGGGCCAACACCTAATGCAACCCGAAACGGCCAAAACAGGCGCCTCCTGCACAATGGCACAATGGCACTGCGATTTGTGTTTAGCAATTTGTAGTTCGTGTTTTGCTTGTCGCCGCAAGCGTTGCTGATTTCACTTATCGCGCCTCGCCCACGCGGAAATTCCAGTGAAAACAAGCAAATACATTGGCCAAACACTTGCaaaattattttcgaaattttggCACTGTTTCTATAACTGTCAGAACctgctttaaattttaatacaattaaaaatattaagaaattaattgTTGATTACCAAATTACAAAGAAATATAACTCTTTAGAAATACTTATAGAAGTTTTAACTGAATTTTCATTACTGTTTCTTATAGCCCAATAGTTTTACCTGTAATACGCCTAATTAATCTTATATgtgcttaaataattttcaattttttctcgACTgcagaaaacaacaaaagaatgGACGTTTGACATGGCTGGCGGCCACTGTTGTCATAGTTCAAAATGCTTTCAAAACGTCAATGTTGCATTTACTGGGCGGAATTCGGGTGTGatgtttataataaatatttgctagCCAAGGGTGGTGCACCTCTCTATTATTATCTGATGTATcaacatttaaacatttattgaaattaaaacaatttgaagaAAAACATGAAAGAACGCTGTAGTAGAATTCCTCTACTAACAGATACCCTCTACACAACCATGAGTGGGAAATatcaaaatgttgtttgcATATCTACAGAAACTGACCagaaaaaatagcaaaataaaatcatttttgcaGGGTTGCAGTTTGGTATGTCCGTGTGGAAatcttttgaaattaaataatatttattctaaGTATCTGCCTAGTACAAACATTCTAAGTCCTGTAGTTCCCAAGATCACTGCGTTCATAAGGACAGAGAAACTAACGTAACTAACTTTCATTTCTGACTTTCACAAGACCAAGGCACTGAAATTCCCACAACTgtatgttattttttaatttcaagctTAGTTGAAACTTGCTGTTTGCACTCATATTGACAAATAATAACTTTGGGCCGCCGATTCAAAGGACGCCTCTTAATTGCATACGCTGCAAGGAAAACAGCGcggaaatgtggaaatggtTTGATTAGACGTGCCCAGGGCGCTGCAATCTTCGCCAGCTTGATTAATAAATGTCGCGCTTTTGTGGCCCGTCGACAAATATTGCCGGATTGGGCCAAAATCACCAGCAAGCCACCCAAATGCCGCCCAGCCACCAAACCcaaccacagcagcagccagcgaTTTCCTGTCAATAAGCCTTgtcagcaacatgaaattaacGCTATTCAAGCCTGGAGGGCGCCATGCAAGGAATTCTTTCACATTGCGACAAATGTCTGGCTGCTGAATCCGAATTCTCGACTCTGACACTTTCAATCAGTCCGCCAAGGATTCCCATTCCCGGTCGCACTCCCCTCTGACAACCATGGTGGGAATGCCAATGCCGCTCAATAAATGTCATTACATTGTCAAGTGCATATTAGCGCCATAATTGAACGGCGTGAGCAGAATTTTCCCCGCCACTCTGTGCAACTTCaggaaataaagaaaagtgtAGTTATAAATGTGAAAGAGTTCCCTTTACGGCGAAGTAACTAACAACCAAGAAACGGGGTGAACTCAGTTTCCTTTCATTTGCTTTCAGATAATATTTCTGTTAAAGCACTAAAGATAAAACAAAACTTCACAGACTTTGAATAATTAGTTTTAACgttaaaactatttaataaattacctTTAATAAGATGTAAATGGAAGAAGTAAACAAACTGTGAACTCTATGTTGGACATATTATTGTTCTTGTAGTTTAGATAATTTGTATGAAAGTACTTAGTATTTCCCATAAATTCCTATCttttcaattaacttattgaaatattaaaactttattatGTCCAAAGGTGTTGTTATTGACACCTAATTAATGAAAACGTGAGTACACATACTTTTAACGGGCGTTTAGCCAATTTGAAATCAAAGCAGTTGAAGCACCGACTAATTAACTGAAATTCACAAAGTAAAGTCCATGGCAAATATAAGCAAACCACTTGTTTGacttttgcaaattaattatttaatttaaagtaaacattttgaaaGTACACAACTGAGTAGACAAggccaattaaaattggcTGGAAAGAGACTGGCAGACGGTGTGCGATggaaagagcaaaaaaataaaaaaaagcgtcaaaacaaaatgtttgggCCAACGAATTGTAAAACAGAATATGAGCAAATTTGCCATCAGCAACTTAAGACTGAATTTTTATGCGAGAAATGAGCGCAAACAATGTGCGTTGTCCATTTCCTCTGGTCTGGTTGGCCGGAATTCTCGCATTTTCCGGCTGAACGCTTGCAGACCAAAACTGAATTTATAAACCAAAAATGCATGATAGCCGGAGCCCCCCGCCTCTCCGTTTCCCCTCTCCCACGCTTGTCTGCGGCTTTTGCGGCTGTTGTGGCGACGTCCtagccacagcaacaacaaaacggcAAAAAACGAGATATAGAGCAACTAAAGCCACCAGAATTATCATTACGGCGGCAAAAATCTCTTGGCAGTTTTCCGGACTTTCCCGCTGCCATCCGTTTTATTTCACATTTGCCGTTTTGCGGGGCGGCtcaattttttcaatttttagtttattcCGAGGCGAACGATAAAattgggtgggcgtggcctcTGGCCagtaaaaaaccaaaaaaaaaatagaaaaaaagtCTGAAATACGCCCAAAATTATTAGTCGAGCTCTCATCTTTTTCGCGTCTTCTCCACCGGCTTGTGTTTTATGGCCCACTCGCTAAGAGCCAACTGAATGCGGGTAACTGAACTTGCAGCTG encodes:
- the LOC6739248 gene encoding synaptotagmin-5, translated to MDIVIREEDISLAQIGVYASVSFLVVSAVGAALYTTCSKRYRLNWFEQNLLESANEKDEDQQREALVAGAVGYNVDNVNEVPRGKYSSGNAGNLSPTSLKSEDNDPAFWVPASVTSTAAIQQQVSNTTEESAPPTPTSPTGSLKSNTLSYCSTTSVPIARSDKHVVLAMHPSRPRVSSMNAKLDHTKIDMTLYRSHSQPKTLNPVSLNEVRGNLHVSLGYDPVGGLLNVRLLEAQNLQPRQFSGTADPYAKVRLLPDKKNFWQTRIHKRTLNPVFDEQFVFEVTAGVIDKRTVEILLYDFDAYSRHVCIGGSKLHLANLDLSEQLKLWTPLSSASAQDMKVDLGDIMVSLAYLPSAERLMVVLIKARNLRIVDDARNSSDPYVKVTLLGPGGKKIKKRKTGVQRGTLNPVYNEALAFDVAKETLKNCVLEFTVVHDGLLGSSEILGRTLIGNSPEVRTEEKIFFEEVFRAKNATAQWVPLQEPANNLATVAKSSKN